Proteins from a genomic interval of Lysobacter arenosi:
- a CDS encoding autorepressor SdpR family transcription factor — MSQVFKALSDPTRRQVLQLLRKGPLTAGELSDHFDVSKPTMSAHFAVLKEADLVHAEKSGKSVIYHLKLSVLEEALLGFVHSFGVGAEKPKARKEKAR; from the coding sequence ATGAGCCAGGTGTTCAAAGCCCTTTCCGACCCGACCCGACGGCAGGTACTGCAACTTCTGCGGAAAGGCCCACTGACCGCGGGGGAGCTTAGCGACCACTTCGACGTCTCCAAGCCGACGATGTCTGCCCACTTCGCTGTGTTGAAGGAGGCGGACCTGGTCCACGCGGAGAAGTCGGGGAAGTCCGTCATCTACCACCTGAAGCTGTCGGTGCTGGAGGAAGCATTGCTCGGCTTCGTTCATTCCTTCGGCGTTGGCGCCGAGAAACCGAAGGCCAGGAAGGAGAAGGCACGGTGA
- a CDS encoding phytochelatin synthase family protein → MIAGLSVFTAAAIALGSGIVWNRYLREPQQHLEPMPAHLVVLDTPAGRALLAGSDAVADFDELRAHFVPQSRRAYCGVASALTTLNAGGARLDEAALFSHPNVDSHPLKVSFTGMSLRQLGTLMRAHGARVDIVHASDANLDDFRRVVRQNLAREGDFLILNYERELLGQPPMGHISPVAAYHADSDRLLVLDVAAHRYPPTWVPLEGMWNAMRAPLNAGTTRTRGFLAVHDNAPNHSE, encoded by the coding sequence ATGATTGCCGGTCTTTCCGTTTTCACCGCCGCGGCGATCGCGCTGGGAAGCGGTATCGTGTGGAATCGCTACTTGCGAGAACCCCAGCAGCATCTGGAACCGATGCCGGCGCATCTGGTGGTGCTGGACACGCCTGCCGGTCGGGCGCTGCTGGCTGGCAGCGACGCCGTGGCTGACTTCGATGAGTTGCGCGCACACTTTGTTCCGCAATCCCGGCGCGCATACTGCGGCGTTGCCAGCGCGCTGACCACACTCAATGCCGGAGGCGCGCGGCTCGATGAAGCGGCGCTATTCTCCCATCCCAACGTGGATTCGCATCCGTTGAAGGTGAGCTTCACCGGGATGTCGCTGAGGCAACTGGGCACGCTAATGCGCGCGCACGGAGCGCGTGTCGATATCGTGCATGCCTCCGACGCGAACCTGGACGACTTCCGCCGGGTGGTTCGTCAGAACCTCGCGCGCGAAGGCGATTTCCTGATCCTCAACTATGAGCGCGAACTCCTCGGCCAACCGCCCATGGGCCACATCTCTCCCGTCGCTGCGTACCACGCAGACAGCGATCGGCTACTCGTGCTCGACGTCGCGGCGCATAGGTACCCTCCGACTTGGGTCCCCCTGGAGGGCATGTGGAATGCGATGAGGGCACCTCTCAACGCTGGCACCACGCGCACGCGCGGCTTCTTGGCTGTGCACGACAACGCACCGAACCACTCAGAGTGA
- a CDS encoding sensor histidine kinase — protein sequence MADRVLIDVEDQCGGLPPGDAEKMFEAFTQGAEDRSGLGLGLSISRRSIEANGGILSVRNVPGSGCVFTIDLPRHSVSTTPAAPLPHSA from the coding sequence ATGGCTGATCGCGTCTTGATCGACGTCGAGGACCAATGCGGAGGTCTCCCACCAGGCGACGCGGAGAAGATGTTTGAGGCTTTCACTCAAGGGGCTGAAGACCGAAGCGGTCTGGGATTGGGCCTGTCGATCTCCCGGCGGAGCATCGAGGCTAACGGGGGCATTCTCAGTGTGCGAAACGTCCCAGGTTCGGGTTGCGTTTTTACGATTGACCTTCCGCGGCATTCGGTGTCGACAACACCTGCCGCTCCACTACCGCATTCGGCGTAA
- a CDS encoding sensor histidine kinase: protein MHQFLTANRDQLIARCRVKVAERAPAGTAGKELEHGITVFLDQVIRTLALEMTSDPMRSRKVSGRSGGGKPALSEIGESAAQHGKELMQQGFTIEEVVHDYGDLCQAITDLAFEQDAAISIDEFRTLNRCLDNAIANAVTEFGYQRDFIVADKQALALNERLGFFAHELRNQLCTATLALSVIKGGSVGLGGATGVVLDRALVGLSNLIDRSLAEVRMTAGMPLQNRLFSVGDFLAELKLSASLEADVRGCKLNVSNVDPLLALDVDRDLILAAAGNLLQNAFKVFAPP from the coding sequence ATGCACCAGTTCCTCACCGCGAATCGAGACCAGTTGATAGCTCGCTGCAGGGTGAAGGTAGCCGAACGGGCGCCGGCCGGTACCGCCGGGAAAGAGTTAGAACACGGGATCACCGTGTTCCTCGATCAGGTCATAAGGACACTCGCGTTAGAGATGACCTCGGATCCGATGCGGAGTCGGAAAGTTTCTGGTCGCTCCGGCGGTGGAAAGCCAGCGCTGTCGGAGATTGGCGAATCGGCAGCACAGCACGGCAAGGAGTTGATGCAACAAGGGTTCACTATCGAAGAAGTAGTCCACGACTACGGCGACCTATGCCAGGCAATCACCGACCTGGCATTCGAACAGGATGCGGCAATCAGCATTGATGAGTTCAGGACACTCAACCGTTGCCTGGACAATGCCATCGCGAACGCCGTTACCGAATTCGGCTATCAGCGCGACTTTATCGTCGCCGATAAGCAGGCTCTCGCGCTCAACGAGAGACTTGGATTCTTTGCCCACGAACTGCGCAATCAGCTGTGTACAGCCACCCTGGCACTTTCCGTCATAAAGGGCGGCAGTGTTGGCTTAGGTGGCGCAACGGGTGTCGTGCTCGACCGGGCCCTGGTTGGCTTGAGCAATCTAATCGATCGTTCATTGGCAGAGGTCCGAATGACAGCGGGCATGCCATTGCAGAATCGGCTCTTCTCCGTTGGCGACTTCCTCGCCGAGCTGAAGCTATCTGCATCGCTTGAAGCAGACGTAAGAGGCTGCAAGTTGAATGTTTCCAACGTCGATCCGTTGTTGGCGCTCGATGTGGATCGGGACCTGATCCTGGCAGCGGCCGGAAATCTCCTCCAGAACGCCTTCAAGGTTTTCGCACCCCCATAG